The DNA window TTAGAAttcaaaagttttgtttttcacatgttcaTTCAGCACGTGCAGTGAAATGCAGATTTTCTTAAGTGTGTGATAAGACGTTAGCAGCAGATTAGCCTACCAACACAAGAGTTTTGACATGATGTTTCTTAACATCCTGTTGATAATTTgagttaatttaaaaacatttccagaacTAAAACTCCtatatatattgcacctttaattaataAGCCTGAAAATTAGTGTaaaatgggacctttaacatgtgaacatatgcaaataatgatttcaaaaattcaaacaacaaacagtttaGGAAGTGaactttatttcaaataaatagccacataaataaacaatcttCTTGAACTaacatcttcttttctttctctgtctgtcccttCCTTCAACCaaactcactcacactcacactctctctctcagacacacacactcacatgctcaCACAGTCAAGTaacaaatcaggaaaaaaaaagataatgaaataCTTCTTATTATACAAAGTTTATCAAAAAGGGGTCATCTTACAGATTTGCATCAAGAGTCTTTAGTGTTTCAATAGTTTTGTGAAGTTTTTTCATCATGAGAAAAGAAATCACTAACAAGAAATATTAATAAAGTGCAATTCTTACTTCTGTTTACACAgcaaggtcaaaggtcagattCAGAGAGGATAGAGGTCAGAGAAGATATCAAAAGGGGCAACTGAGCcgttcatctttcttttctcagtgTAGCGATCAGACACCTTCTGACCGTGGGTTTGTTCGGATAAAGGCACAAGTATTGGTAGTGAGTGCAATCAACCAAAAACTATTGGATTGAAATATTAACACTGCATGTTTCCAATGTACAACTAGGTCTGGAAAAACACTGCTCTTCTACCAGATGTTTCACAGATATGAGAGAACTATATATCATATAATATCACGCGTCTCTTGCAGCTTTCTAATACATCATCTGAACAGACTGCACATATAAATCAGCTTGTTGTAATTCATTTCTGCCTACTTCTAGCCACTTGTGGACAACTGAAGAAAGTTCAACTTCCAGCACAACATGGTATTGCtatgttctgattttttttttctttctttttttccatcttcttttctagaaaagtacaaaaaatgAATACCACCATGGTCCTGATAGTAAAAGCTAGAGATATCAACAACACGTGTAGCATTTGGGAGTTTGGTGGCAGCAGGACTTTTTCTCACTGCGAAAAGCTAAGAAGATCATGTGAAAAATGCTAACTAGCCACCATGCTACATTTTGAGACAGCATTCAAAGTGAGAAGTCAGTAGTGTGTTTGTGATAGGTCACCCATCTCTTGTGCTGTTCACTCTTTGGTAAAACCCAAATTCTTCTTTTTCGGTTAAAGGACTACAAGCCGATGTGGGAAGAGACAGCATTGCGACATGCCTTGAGTCTTTCGTCTCGGTTTCTACAGTATCATGTTATTATGTTACAGAACTAGTACCGGCTCTAGTCAGCTAGCTagcacagcaaaacaaaatgaaaagcaaatagaaaaaagcaaaaaaacctCAGGCAAATATGCATGTACATTTTGATCATCCTACGTAGAGCTTTCCTTTGTATTTCAATGTGAAATATTGCACTGTTCCCACAGTCTTTGTTCTGTACATATGAAAATCATGTTTCCTCTGATATTCTCAGATTGATGTTTGCTTCCAAATTTCTGCCTGAGGAGGTAGTAGAAGCATCTAACAAGAAGGTGCTTATCAAACGGAGGGAATACAGATCGATGGATCTACATATGTAAGGTTCTAACAAGCTGACCGATGTACCTGTTGTGTTTCACTCAATCAGCGAGACACCATCTTCAGTTTTTTGGCTGATGAGGATGTAGCATTCTTTTTGCAGCTTTGAGGTAAAAAGCAGCATTTGCGCAGCTATAATAATCCTGCACAAAATAAAGAAAGCTCACAGTTTCAATACATATCAACTCCTTCAGTTTGTAAGCTTAGGGCACTATGCTGCATGTCCATTGCACTGCTACAGAGAAATGTCTCTTGAGAAAAGGCGAACAAAGTGGGAAAAAACGAAATAATTTTGGTCTTCTGTCCAGTCAAGTGGAAAACATTGAGAAGAGGAAATGACACtaaaaagagaaagcagaagaGCCTTCCTGTATTCAAAACAGCATCAAATCATGTGAGACAGAATCGTATCATGACGTCAGCTCTCATTTCATTCAGGTGAATCCAACAGGGAGCTGAAGGAGACTCTTTCAGTCTATTATTGCTTCTCTGGCTGTCTCAAACACCTTGTCCAGAGTTTGGTTATTGCTTAGTCTGTAGCTTATATGAtatcaaaagcaaacacaacataCGTGTGTGGACACATTCTCACATGTGTACCATTAAATAAAGTTAGTCGCTTGCATCtgatttttgttctttctcCCATCTTCGCTCTGAATCAAGATTTGAGCGTCTCCCACAGAGAGAACAAATGCTAGTCCCCCTGATGTTTTACTTCAccatcacacagctgctgagctgctgctgtgcagccCGACCCAGCTCCTGCATGTCAGGATCTGTGCTGGACACCGAGCCCATGCTCCACATCACTGGCTTCGACATGATGGGGAAGGTGCTTTGTGCTGCAGTCTGGGGCTGCTGTTGGAGGCCGGCGTGGGGGTGTTGGCGGCTTTGCTGGCTGATGTGCAGACGAGCCTCAAGAAGGTAAGCAGCGGAGGCCACgggtgacagagaggaggagtagcaggatgaggagcagcCAGAGGACGAGGTCTCCAGGGTTTGTTGCCAGGGTCTGTGCTGGAGGCCCACTGAAGCTTGCTGAGGAGGCAGGGTGGAAGGGGTGTCGAACATGGAGGAGGTCGCAAACACGGTAGTaggtggaggagagggtgacTGCTGCTGGGCCAGAAAGAGCAGGGGGTTCTGTGGAGGTCCTGCCTGAGGGGGTTGGACCTGAGGCTGGGGTTGGTGCTGGATCTGGAGCATCCTGAAGAGCGTAGACAGAGGATCAGACTCTCTATTTACACGAGTCGAAGCCTACATGATCTAATACATGATACTTAAAGGGGAAGGCCACCATTATTATATAACATTCAAGTATGTTAACAGGTCTTGGGGGGTACTGCAGCATATGTGATAAAAgacttttgtggctccagaggaagctgcatacAATCTGATGAATTGACTGTGATATGAATAATTACAGGAGGTACCCTTTAATAACAGCGTGCTTTCATGTAATAGTGTAATAGAGTCTGACTGACCTTTGCTGGtgcagcacctcctccagcaTGTTGCGGTGCTCGGACAGGGCTGGACCCAGTGACCCCCGGCTGCCGCGGTTACAGGAGGGCGGAGGAACGACCTGCCGCGTCAGACCCTTGATCTTATTTAATCCCAGAAGCCCTTTAGTGcgtgtgtttttcctcagctgCTGGCGGAAAGCTTTGAGGCCTGCAGAGAGGCATGGGAATGTGTTACACAATACTCCTTTGATCCTATAATATGACACATCAGAtgcaagaaaaatgaaaatcacagtGGATATATGTCATTTGGTTTCATGTACCTTGAGTAAGGGAGGTGTCTGAGGCTCGGCGACCCTCCTGGAAGCTGGCAGCAGGCAGGCTGCCCTGGGCCTGGGgcaggaggtgggaggagagggtCAGGGGCGCTCCAGCAGGAAGAAGAGCTCCACCTTCAGCCCCCGAGGCCAGAAGTGTTGACATCTCACCCATAGCAGCTTGCAAAGTGGGGGCAGGACTGGATGAGGACTTCAGACAGCTGTCCGAGGAGGCACCATCTGAGGGACTGACCACAATACCTACAGAAAGGGCAGGGAATAAATTAGACTCCATATATCTGACAGAGTGGATTATTAGGTGTTATTTTACATATATGGCATACTCACATGGAGGGTTGCACTGATGGAAGCGGGCTGACACCTCAGCCAGAGTGTGTCTGCGTGAAGTGGTGGTAGGAGGGAGTAGAGGCCCAAGAGACTGcgtcgcctcctcctcctccaggtcccTGGGTCGCACCTCTTCGCTGATGCTCGTCTCCAGCAGGCTGTTGGGTGAGATGGAGCGGTTCCAGAGCAGTCTGTTCAAGCTGGCTTCCACTGGAAACACCACACGCTGAAGGAAGAAGGAGTCAGACTGTTAGCCTCTTTCTCTGGTCTATTAGTAGATAAGCATCAGGGTGGAAAATGAAATCTCAGTTTACCTGAAACAGTCCACCTTGGTCACATTCCTCTGAGTACACTGGAGGAGGGCTGTTAGTTGGGACTGAAAATGCTGCAGGTCTAAGGCTGTCTGTGGACTCCATGATCACCTGAAAGCAAGTGCACAGCATTTTAGACTTCAAGTAGAAGCTACAGGATACATACGTTTGCTCCATATGCTCAGCTAGACTGCTCACCTCTGGGCTGGTGGAGTCAGAGGTGCTCCTGGGTCTCTGGCTCCAGGTCCCACACTGGCGGCTCAGCTGCTGGCTGCGATGCTCTCTAactctctccagcagcaggtaGTATATAGCAGAGAAGTGGTtgtagctgctgctctgcaaagACTAGggaaaaggacagagaggagtTGAGGGAGGTTTATTTCCATCTCTTCCACtctttacagctttttttttcttcctgtccatctgtttgtctgaataaaaatgtcagatttaagTATGTGAAACTAGCTGGTTGGCATTCTACTGTCAGTAGACATCGGTTCTGCACAAAACATAGAAACTGTAatatcacattctgttgatcactttattttttcagtgttttgaactttttcattcttttaatctttacatattgcacattcaAGAAATAGATCTCCTGGATCTGTAACTTGTGTATTTTGACTTCTCAGAACTGACAACaacttaatgtgtttttgtgatcaGTCACCTCGATAGTTCTCTGCCTGTCGATGCCCAGTGTGTTCATGATGCCCAGCACAGGCTCACTGTAGTCCCCCAGGTTTGAATTGTACTCGGTCAGGGAATGGCTGAGGGTCTGGTGGGCGGCTGTTGGGTCTGCAAGCATCCAGCGGTGCTGCTTGATCTGGGCCACGCTGATCCTCCTGGCTGGGTCCACAACTAGCATCTTACGGATCAGGTTTTCACAGTCTGGAGAACATAAGCAAGGAGTGAGCCTTGGATCCCGAGCACTTTGGATTTAGACAAAATTGGCAGTGATTGTTATGATGTGTTGGCATTGTACCTTGGGACATGAAGAAAGGAATTCTGAACCGTCCCTCAGTGACTCTCTGTCTGAGTGCAGGAAGGCTGGGTCCATCGAATGGAAGAGAGCCACACACAAGGACATAAAGCACGACACCAAGGCTCTGTGAGGAAAAGAGTAAAAGGAGAACATTAgtttacaaaaacaattatgattcattaaaaaatTCTGTCTATAATTTCATGAGTATCTTACCCAGATGTCCAGTTGAGGCCCCTCGTACTCCTTCCCTTCAAACACTTCAGGTGCAGCGTATGGTGGGCTGCCACACCATGTGGACAGAGGTTCCCCTGCATTGTAGAAGTTCCCAAATCCAAAATCTGGAAAATATGAGTAGAGCAGCATTTTGTTATTGAAACGTTTTTGTTGTCTCATCAGGAGATCCTGGAATTAAACTGTGTTTCCTTCCTTTAACCACGGTGACTTATGTAATTTGTCTTCATGACGTTCAGAGACCAGATTCATATCGTCTCTAGCACAAAAGACTTCTTTGTTCTGCTTTGGCACTTCATCTCTAATGCACTTTTATGcagtatgtttgtgtgacagtCATTTCCTCTTGTTTATATTAGCCTTGGTAAAATGATTGAATTATTCACACTTAATTAACATGGAGAAAACGCAGCACTGATTTCATTTAAATGGTTTGAGAATTCctaaatgttaaaagaaaagataatCAGCAAGgagatacaaataaaaactcTGATTTCTGATAAAAGTAAATTAACACCAGTTACCATGTTAACAGCTGACAGTAAACTTTATGTGGCAGACCTACCAGCCAGTTTGATATTCATATTGGCATCCAGCAACAGGTTCTCAGTTTTTAGGTCGCGGTGAACGATGTGGTGTCGATGGCAGTAGTCCACAGCTGTGAGGATCTGCCAAAATTTCTTTCGTGCCTCATCTTCGCTCATACGGCCGTTTGAGGTCAGGTGgtctggagggagggaggatattttagtttgtatttgaGGCAGAAAGTTTCAGCAGATTTAGCCTACATCCATTCAGTCCAGTAAGGAAAAAGCCTGATTTGAAAGCTGGACTCACCAAACATTTCTCCGTTCTTTGCGTACTCTGTTACAATGTACAGCATGTCTTTGGTCTCCATAACctaagagaaaaacaaaaaaaaagagtttgaaCCAACTGGGTCATATGCGGAcatcatggtgatgatgatgaatacaGTTTCATAGATGTCCTTCAGTCCAGCCTGCTCCTATCGTCTCTGGGCATGAGACATTTTCTGACCACAAAAATCCCCATCTCATACTTCTCCATAACCTAGTTCCACACCGTGGATTTCCATGATATGCCCTGTTGCATAAGCCAGCTGTCAGCCACttcctgcatgttttaaatcatgctttaacacattaacattcataacattcacacagagacaagTTAATCAAATGGCTGGACATGTTCTCCCTGAGGCTAAGTTGGCACCGTGTTGCACTAGTGTTGAATTTCAGCCTGCTCCTATCTCTTTATTTCTaggaaacagagacacagattcACATGGGCCGTTCACATGGCCCGCCTTGTGTATCAAAAACACCAGAAGTGCAGTCACTCAACACCCGGCTCACTATGTAGGCCGGAAAGACGCAATTCCCAATTCTTTCCTGGAGCTCATAGAAAGCTTCCATTTTCCCAGGAGAGCCCTCTGGGACAGGGCAGCTGAACAGAAAGGTTGCACAACAAAGCAATTTTCGTCAGATGACAAAGCCCTCTCTGGATAATACTGCAGGAACAACTTTGAATTAAATGCCACTAAATTCCACTGAATGACAAAGCTTAACTCTTTTCAGCTACCGCTCCCTTTAGAAAAGCATAGATTCCTGCAAGCAGTGAGTAGTCTTTATCTGTTAGATAGGGCAGCTCTCTGGTGCTCTGTCACCTTGAGGTGCAGCCTACGTCACAGCTCTGAAGAACAGGCAGGAAACGTCAAGGGCCCTCAAACCACCCCAGAAGGAAGATAGTATATGCATTTTCCACTTTTATTTAGGGCTGGTGCTATATTTAAACCTAGACTCCATGTTTATATTGCTTTCCATCAAACACAGCATTTTATACATATTTCCCACAATTCAAACAGCCATAAAACCTGAAGATTTCCAGTGAAATCTAAAATACATTTCCCTTATGTGGTCctcacatcacagcagctcagcaaaGCTTGCACTGAGTGCCCAACTGGTAGGAGACTGGGTTTAACAGGATAAGATGGGAGTGTGTGATTGATACAAGGTCAAAGAGAGGCTGAAACAAAGGAGCAAGGCTCGTCTACAGTGGCCCGACACAAAGAGGATGCAACCCTCAAATCACAAGATGATCTTATGCCACCACGCTCCCTTTGTGCAGGACAGAGGGGCTGCAGCAGGGGAGAGCCTTGCTCAACATCATCGAGCAGCAACCACCTGACTAGCATCACCTCAGACAACCCAAGGGCACAGAAACAAGGGCACATCACATGCAGGATACAGGCAGAGGTCATCCATGTTTGACATCAGAGATGTGAGATGTGATAGCACCTTCGGGGGCTGATAATCCAATccaataacatttattttattgagaAAAAAGAACCGTACTGAGGTGTTGCTCTTCTTAAATCTTAAATACTTGATAGTATATATTTTTAGGAAATAAGTTCTTCTGGTATTTGACACcacggaaaaaaaacatttttttcatttaaaatattaatgaataaatcttgtctatatatctatatccaCATAACAAGGCTGTAAATCCTGATACTGTTATGctaatatataaaatatatctGGGGAAAATTGACCATTTACATGTAACATGATGTCTTCACATAACTGAACTGTCACGTAATATGATACAAACTGAGACTATTTGTTGCAtatgtttaaatgttgtattGTTTGGTTATCATGTTGTGGTATagtatatttaatatatataaaataggtgcatgaaaaatgattaatcagtaatCAAAATGCTGCCTTTTGTTCCTCTACATGAATCTGATATTTGATTCTCTCAGGATCACCTATCTCTCCTCTGTGTATTCTGGCAAACACTGCTGGAGTTTCCACGGAATAATGTCACACTCCCATTGTTGCAGTCGAGACATGATTTCACAGTAACCACGGCTCTGCTGCTTCAAAACGGTCATGAAGTAATCCTCAAAAGTATCAAAAACAATTCAGGGCTGAACGAGCGTCAGAAAAATCTAGagtgtttaataaaaataaaaataaaaatgaaagggCATTGTATGTGATTGTTGCCAGACGCGTGCCATGGTGCGTGCAAGGTCGGCTGAGGGTAAAAAAGCGGATTCTTTCCCGCTAAGTCTTCAATTTGATTAGGAGTAAAGCAGCGCTTTGTGGAGCTTGCCTTCACGTGAGGCGCGGACACATTGCACTTGGCTTCAACAGATGCTAATTGGACTTAGCGGTCAGACTTGCATCTTTACACAGCACTCTCCTGGCTGATTTCTGCTTCCCATTTTCTCTGCTAACACTTCCACCAATAtataacagaaagaaaaaaaaatcttagaaGTGCATTGTTCCTAGCACCGACTGGTTCATATGAttattccctctctctctctctgtaacacacgcatgcacacaagGGGGAGGTCAGAAGGGATTGCACTAATACTACTGCGCTGTGCTTATGATTCAATATGCCCTGAGAGTCAGCAGCTCACAACAAGCCTGTAAAAACCACTTACATATAAATGCCCCTTATTTGTGCCACACAAAATGGCACCGCTGCATCCACATATCAACAATAATGAAGCATAAAGCTCTGCACTGACACCCTGTCACTGGGAGAAGTACATTTGTCCCGTTTCTTTCACACGATAGCATCCCAGATTCATGCATGCGTCAGATGACAAAGACCAGGCTGCACAAAAAGTCTGCATACATGCACACTgcagagagataaagataaCACACACCTGGTACAGTTTGATGATGTGGGGGTGGTTCAGCAGCTTCATTATCTGCACCTCTCTGTAGATTTTCTCCAGGTTGGAGGGGTTCAGTCTGGTCTTGTCAATGATTTTAATGGccacctgaaaaaaacaaaggcacattagtaaatgaataaattcaaaGATGATGCATCTTGAAATCTATCTGAAAATacagtcagagctgctgaccTGTGTTTTGGTGACTTTATGTTTCGCCAGTTTCACCACTGCAAAGTTCCCCTTCCCCAGGGTGCGGATGATCTCGTAGAAGCCGACCTGCAGGGGCCTTCCCTGTGCAGGTCTGGACTGAGCCCCCCGGCCATTCTCCGTCATGATCACCATGGTGCAGCAACAGTCTGGTGTCTGGATAGTGTAAGACTAGTAcctgcagaaacaaagacagctgTAGCATGTATTTCATGCACTTACATTTGACACTTTAGCTGCTATATTTACATTCATTGTATTATATTCATATGCATTTCAAAGATGCATTGGCTAAATAAGAAACAGGGGAGCAATGGTGTAAGATTTCCACTGTATGACAACCATCTCAGAATATATGGTATCATACATATCATGGCACATAGATTTtagagttattattattattattattattattattattatgataaatTACAAGCCTGTACCCTGTAAACTGATTATAATTTTTTTGTGGTTGAACaattgttttattataatttcacaaGCTATTCCCTTACA is part of the Acanthopagrus latus isolate v.2019 chromosome 9, fAcaLat1.1, whole genome shotgun sequence genome and encodes:
- the sik1 gene encoding serine/threonine-protein kinase SIK1 encodes the protein MVIMTENGRGAQSRPAQGRPLQVGFYEIIRTLGKGNFAVVKLAKHKVTKTQVAIKIIDKTRLNPSNLEKIYREVQIMKLLNHPHIIKLYQVMETKDMLYIVTEYAKNGEMFDHLTSNGRMSEDEARKKFWQILTAVDYCHRHHIVHRDLKTENLLLDANMNIKLADFGFGNFYNAGEPLSTWCGSPPYAAPEVFEGKEYEGPQLDIWSLGVVLYVLVCGSLPFDGPSLPALRQRVTEGRFRIPFFMSQDCENLIRKMLVVDPARRISVAQIKQHRWMLADPTAAHQTLSHSLTEYNSNLGDYSEPVLGIMNTLGIDRQRTIESLQSSSYNHFSAIYYLLLERVREHRSQQLSRQCGTWSQRPRSTSDSTSPEVIMESTDSLRPAAFSVPTNSPPPVYSEECDQGGLFQRVVFPVEASLNRLLWNRSISPNSLLETSISEEVRPRDLEEEEATQSLGPLLPPTTTSRRHTLAEVSARFHQCNPPCIVVSPSDGASSDSCLKSSSSPAPTLQAAMGEMSTLLASGAEGGALLPAGAPLTLSSHLLPQAQGSLPAASFQEGRRASDTSLTQGLKAFRQQLRKNTRTKGLLGLNKIKGLTRQVVPPPSCNRGSRGSLGPALSEHRNMLEEVLHQQRMLQIQHQPQPQVQPPQAGPPQNPLLFLAQQQSPSPPPTTVFATSSMFDTPSTLPPQQASVGLQHRPWQQTLETSSSGCSSSCYSSSLSPVASAAYLLEARLHISQQSRQHPHAGLQQQPQTAAQSTFPIMSKPVMWSMGSVSSTDPDMQELGRAAQQQLSSCVMVK